From the genome of Ictalurus furcatus strain D&B chromosome 4, Billie_1.0, whole genome shotgun sequence, one region includes:
- the slc38a8a gene encoding putative sodium-coupled neutral amino acid transporter 8a has protein sequence MEAQTGRNTGFSDKPSMNTDSGRLGFCGAVFIMLKSALGAGLLNFPWAFSRAGGVHSAVTVEMFSLIFLVSGLVILGYSSSISGQSTYQAVVGHLCGPAIGKLCELCFVFNVFMICVAFLVILADQLKKLSLSIYELITGSTGNEMPHHWYTDQRFMLFLVCLFAILPLSIPKEIWIQKYTSALGTVAATYLTVAIVVRYYTRAVPEGHLSPLYNSGMGFWASIFSVIPTICFGFQCHECCVAIYSSLENKKLSNWVIISLLSMFICLVVYTLTGIYGYLTFGRNVAADVLMSYSGDDVLMIIARLLFGVSIITIYPIALLLGRLVIQDPFLRHRVTESYETCIRVALTAVWIIITLLIALFVPDISKVISIIGGISAFFIFVFPGLCLIFAMQSQPMSARLRWILIAWGMITVLCGTFIFGQSTFFSIMQVFHKL, from the exons ATGGAGGCACAGACGGGGCGAAACACAGGTTTTTCAGACAAGCCGAGCATGAACACGGATAGCGGGAGGCTGGGCTTCTGCGGCGCCGTGTTCATCATGCTGAAGTCCGCTCTGGGTGCAGGACTGCTCAACTTCCCCTGGGCTTTCTCCCGAGCTGGGGGAGTTCACTCTGCAGTCACAGTGGAGATG TTTTCTCTCATATTCCTCGTTAGTGGACTGGTAATCCTGGGCTACTCATCCTCCATCAGTGGCCAGAGCACATACCAGGCTGTGGTGGGGCACCTCTGTGGGCCTGCTATAGGCAAACTGTGTGAACTTTGCTTCGTCTTCAATGTCTTCATGATCTGCGTGGCTTTTCTGGTTATATTGGCAGACCagcttaaaaaat TGAGTCTTTCCATATATGAGCTAATCACAGGTTCAACTGGGAATGAGATGCCTCATCATTGGTACACAGATCAGAGGTTTATGCTTTTCCTCGTGTGTCTCTTTGCCATCCTTCCTCTATCAATTCCTAAAGAGATTTGGATACAGAAGTATACCAG CGCATTAGGCACTGTAGCTGCCACCTATTTGACTGTAGCCATTGTTGTAAGATATTACACAAGAGCAGTCCCCGAGGGCCACCTGTCTCCTTTATACAACAGTGG GATGGGCTTTTGGGCTTCCATATTCAGCGTCATCCCCACAATCTGCTTTGGATTTCAG TGTCATGAGTGCTGTGTTGCCATCTACAGCAGTTTGGAGAATAAGAAGCTCTCCAACTGGGTCATAATCTCATTATTGTCTATGTTCATCTGCCTTGTTGTCTACACCCTAACTG GTATCTATGGGTATCTCACCTTTGGGAGGAATGTTGCTGCTGATGTTCTGATGTCATACAGTGGAGATGATGTCCTTATGATCATTGCAAGGTTACTCTTTGGGGTCTCCATTATCACCATCTACCCCATTGCTCTTTTACTTGgaag ATTGGTGATTCAGGATCCATTTCTGCGGCACAGAGTGACTGAGTCTTATGAGACCTGCATCAGAGTTGCCTTGACTGCAGTGTGGATCATCATCACTCTCCTCATTGCTCTGTTTGTTCCAGACATCAGCAAAGTCATCAGCATTATTGGTGGCATTAGTGCATTCTTCATCTTTGTCTTCCCAG GGCTTTGTTTGATATTTGCTATGCAATCTCAGCCAATGTCAGCAAGACTAAG gtGGATTTTAATTGCTTGGGGAATGATCACAGTTTTATGTGGCACATTCATTTTTGGGCAGAGTACTTTCTTTTCCATTATGCAGGTCTTTCATAAGCTATGA